From Dermochelys coriacea isolate rDerCor1 chromosome 23, rDerCor1.pri.v4, whole genome shotgun sequence, one genomic window encodes:
- the LOC119847462 gene encoding galactoside alpha-(1,2)-fucosyltransferase 2-like → MAPVRTERGPRKPARNTPSPHQVNGGWDLLPSTMTAPGSWVSFWTPLTLTVCLLFIVILFSSIYLSIWIPTVEWGLPTPNAMERGVWTVNTKGRLGNQMGEYATLYALAKMNGRQPYILPEMHQHLAPLFRISLPVISRFRAWGIPWKDNELHDWMSEEYRHIEGKYVRLTGYPCSWTFYHHLRQEILQEFTFHDHVKEEANRYLTRLRGQCRNVTYVDVHVRRGDFVPVMAERWKGVVADKAYLEKAMGYFRAKYQEPVFMVTSNGMEWCRENIDASRGDVYFSGDRKKSSPGRDFTLLAHCNHTIMTIGTFGIWAGYLAGGETVYLANYMLPDSPFLEIFKPAAAFLPEWIGINADLSPLRSGMTC, encoded by the exons ATGGCCCCTGTCCGCACTGAGCGGGGGCCGCGAAAACCAGCAagaaacaccccctccccccaccaggtgAATGGGG gctgggACCTCCTTCCCTCAACAATGACTGCCCCGGGCTCCTGGGTCTCCTTCTGGACGCCCCTCACGCTGACCGTCTGCCTGCTGTTCATCGTGATCCTCTTCAGCTCCATCTACTTAAGCATCTGGATCCCCACCGTGGAGTGggggctccccaccccaaatgCCATGGAGCGGGGCGTGTGGACCGTGAACACCAAAGGGCGGCTGGGGAACCAGATGGGGGAATATGCCACCCTCTACGCCCTGGCCAAGATGAACGGGCGCCAGCCCTACATCCTCCCGGAGATGCACCAGCATCTGGCGCCGCTCTTCCGCATCAGCCTGCCCGTGATCTCCAGATTCAGGGCTTGGGGGATCCCGTGGAAGGACAATGAGCTCCATGACTGGATGTCGGAGGAGTACAGGCACATCGAGGGGAAATACGTCCGGCTGACGGGCTACCCCTGCTCCTGGACCTTCTACCACCACCTCCGGCAGGAGATCCTCCAGGAATTCACCTTCCATGACCACGTCAAGGAGGAGGCCAACCGGTACCTGACCAGGCTGCGCGGGCAGTGCCGGAACGTGACCTACGTGGATGTCCATGTCCGGAGGGGGGACTTCGTCCCCGTGATGGCCGAGCGCTGGAAGGGGGTGGTGGCAGACAAGGCCTACCTGGAGAAGGCCATGGGCTACTTCCGGGCCAAGTACCAGGAGCCGGTGTTCATGGTGACCAGCAACGGGATGGAGTGGTGCCGGGAGAACATCGACGCCTCGCGGGGAGACGTGTATTTCTCGGGGGACAGGAAGAAGTCCTCGCCGGGGAGGGATTTCACTCTGTTGGCTCATTGTAACCACACGATCATGACCATCGGGACCTTTGGCATCTGGGCCGGCtacctggctgggggggagaccGTCTACTTGGCCAACTACATGCTCCCCGATTCCCCTTTCCTCGAGATCTTCAAGCCTGCAGCCGCCTTCCTGCCCGAGTGGATCGGGATCAACGCCGATCTCTCCCCGCTGCGGAGTGGAATGACTTGCTAA
- the FLT3LG gene encoding fms-related tyrosine kinase 3 ligand isoform X3, which produces MNWRHAPPDAPPPPGASVQVPLFLLLVLVPPGGGCVFIFDPLSTTFSRDIDDLTQHLLHDYSVSIPLNLEPDGWCAELWRVHFLAVELRHMRGVAGTALQPLVAKVVQQDPTGCVGQERRNVSWMLRALNGHMAALKSKMAGQDSVDFSNCTPIRCQPEALALPPAPVGLPQPGFSSRKQPGTQASGAGSLHKNHLPVLLLLVPILGSLAFVSLWQYQRQLRGQLLLPSLPTGDPGVRAVGHLNEWGAGADRREMAQDPQSHGWSPCYGFWDVGGQHRSQLGPPEPDSASYTPLLRAKRRVESATPPGGLQG; this is translated from the exons ATGAATTGGCGCCATGCGCCCCCCgacgccccacccccacccggagCCTCCgtg caggtcccccTCTTTCTGCTGCTGGTCCTGGTCCCCCCGGGCGGTGGCTGCGTCTTCATCTTCGACCCGCTGAGCACAACGTTCTCCAGGGACATCGATGACCTG ACCCAGCATCTGCTCCATGATTATTCTGTCTCGATTCCATTGAACCTGGAACCG GATGGCTGGTGCGCGGAGCTGTGGAGGGTCCATTTCCTGGCGGTGGAGCTGAGGCACATGAGGGGGGTCGCGGGCACGGCCCTGCAGCCCCTCGTGGCAAAGGTGGTCCAGCAG gaccccacggGCTGCGTGGGGCAGGAACGCAGGAACGTGTCGTGGATGCTGCGCGCCCTGAACGGCCACATGGCAGCGCTGAAGAGCAAAATGGCAGGGCAGGACTCGGTCGACTTCAGCAACTGCACCCCCATCCGCTGCCAGCCAG AAGCCCTGGCACTGCCACCTGCGCCAGTCGGGCTCCCGCAGCCCGGCTTCTCCAGCCGGAAGCAGCCggggacccaggcatccggggcCGGCTCCTTGCACAAGAACCACCTGCCGGTGCTGCTCCTCCTGGTGCCCATCCTGGGGTCTCTGGCCTTCGTCAGCCTGTGGCAGTATCAGAGGCAGCTCCGTGGCCAG CTgcttcttccctctctccccacaggggacccaggagtccgagCAGTTGGACACCTGAAcgagtggggtgcaggagctgaTAGGAGAGAGATGGCTCAG gacccccagaGCCACGGTTGGTCCCCCTGCTACGGATTCTGGGATGTGGGCGGCCAGCACCGGAGCCAGCTGGGGCCACCAGAGCCAGACTCTGCTTCCTACACCCCACTCCTGCGAGCCAAGCGGAGGGTGGAATCAGCCACGCCTCCCGGCGGACTGCAAGGCTGA
- the FLT3LG gene encoding fms-related tyrosine kinase 3 ligand isoform X1 — translation MNWRHAPPDAPPPPGASVQVPLFLLLVLVPPGGGCVFIFDPLSTTFSRDIDDLTQHLLHDYSVSIPLNLEPDGWCAELWRVHFLAVELRHMRGVAGTALQPLVAKVVQQVRFVEECGITDPTGCVGQERRNVSWMLRALNGHMAALKSKMAGQDSVDFSNCTPIRCQPEALALPPAPVGLPQPGFSSRKQPGTQASGAGSLHKNHLPVLLLLVPILGSLAFVSLWQYQRQLRGQLLLPSLPTGDPGVRAVGHLNEWGAGADRREMAQDPQSHGWSPCYGFWDVGGQHRSQLGPPEPDSASYTPLLRAKRRVESATPPGGLQG, via the exons ATGAATTGGCGCCATGCGCCCCCCgacgccccacccccacccggagCCTCCgtg caggtcccccTCTTTCTGCTGCTGGTCCTGGTCCCCCCGGGCGGTGGCTGCGTCTTCATCTTCGACCCGCTGAGCACAACGTTCTCCAGGGACATCGATGACCTG ACCCAGCATCTGCTCCATGATTATTCTGTCTCGATTCCATTGAACCTGGAACCG GATGGCTGGTGCGCGGAGCTGTGGAGGGTCCATTTCCTGGCGGTGGAGCTGAGGCACATGAGGGGGGTCGCGGGCACGGCCCTGCAGCCCCTCGTGGCAAAGGTGGTCCAGCAGGTCCGGTTCGTCGAGGAGTGCGGCATCACC gaccccacggGCTGCGTGGGGCAGGAACGCAGGAACGTGTCGTGGATGCTGCGCGCCCTGAACGGCCACATGGCAGCGCTGAAGAGCAAAATGGCAGGGCAGGACTCGGTCGACTTCAGCAACTGCACCCCCATCCGCTGCCAGCCAG AAGCCCTGGCACTGCCACCTGCGCCAGTCGGGCTCCCGCAGCCCGGCTTCTCCAGCCGGAAGCAGCCggggacccaggcatccggggcCGGCTCCTTGCACAAGAACCACCTGCCGGTGCTGCTCCTCCTGGTGCCCATCCTGGGGTCTCTGGCCTTCGTCAGCCTGTGGCAGTATCAGAGGCAGCTCCGTGGCCAG CTgcttcttccctctctccccacaggggacccaggagtccgagCAGTTGGACACCTGAAcgagtggggtgcaggagctgaTAGGAGAGAGATGGCTCAG gacccccagaGCCACGGTTGGTCCCCCTGCTACGGATTCTGGGATGTGGGCGGCCAGCACCGGAGCCAGCTGGGGCCACCAGAGCCAGACTCTGCTTCCTACACCCCACTCCTGCGAGCCAAGCGGAGGGTGGAATCAGCCACGCCTCCCGGCGGACTGCAAGGCTGA
- the FLT3LG gene encoding fms-related tyrosine kinase 3 ligand isoform X2 — protein MNWRHAPPDAPPPPGASVVPLFLLLVLVPPGGGCVFIFDPLSTTFSRDIDDLTQHLLHDYSVSIPLNLEPDGWCAELWRVHFLAVELRHMRGVAGTALQPLVAKVVQQVRFVEECGITDPTGCVGQERRNVSWMLRALNGHMAALKSKMAGQDSVDFSNCTPIRCQPEALALPPAPVGLPQPGFSSRKQPGTQASGAGSLHKNHLPVLLLLVPILGSLAFVSLWQYQRQLRGQLLLPSLPTGDPGVRAVGHLNEWGAGADRREMAQDPQSHGWSPCYGFWDVGGQHRSQLGPPEPDSASYTPLLRAKRRVESATPPGGLQG, from the exons ATGAATTGGCGCCATGCGCCCCCCgacgccccacccccacccggagCCTCCgtg gtcccccTCTTTCTGCTGCTGGTCCTGGTCCCCCCGGGCGGTGGCTGCGTCTTCATCTTCGACCCGCTGAGCACAACGTTCTCCAGGGACATCGATGACCTG ACCCAGCATCTGCTCCATGATTATTCTGTCTCGATTCCATTGAACCTGGAACCG GATGGCTGGTGCGCGGAGCTGTGGAGGGTCCATTTCCTGGCGGTGGAGCTGAGGCACATGAGGGGGGTCGCGGGCACGGCCCTGCAGCCCCTCGTGGCAAAGGTGGTCCAGCAGGTCCGGTTCGTCGAGGAGTGCGGCATCACC gaccccacggGCTGCGTGGGGCAGGAACGCAGGAACGTGTCGTGGATGCTGCGCGCCCTGAACGGCCACATGGCAGCGCTGAAGAGCAAAATGGCAGGGCAGGACTCGGTCGACTTCAGCAACTGCACCCCCATCCGCTGCCAGCCAG AAGCCCTGGCACTGCCACCTGCGCCAGTCGGGCTCCCGCAGCCCGGCTTCTCCAGCCGGAAGCAGCCggggacccaggcatccggggcCGGCTCCTTGCACAAGAACCACCTGCCGGTGCTGCTCCTCCTGGTGCCCATCCTGGGGTCTCTGGCCTTCGTCAGCCTGTGGCAGTATCAGAGGCAGCTCCGTGGCCAG CTgcttcttccctctctccccacaggggacccaggagtccgagCAGTTGGACACCTGAAcgagtggggtgcaggagctgaTAGGAGAGAGATGGCTCAG gacccccagaGCCACGGTTGGTCCCCCTGCTACGGATTCTGGGATGTGGGCGGCCAGCACCGGAGCCAGCTGGGGCCACCAGAGCCAGACTCTGCTTCCTACACCCCACTCCTGCGAGCCAAGCGGAGGGTGGAATCAGCCACGCCTCCCGGCGGACTGCAAGGCTGA
- the LOC119847165 gene encoding excitatory amino acid transporter 2-like yields MTHQVELAMGEGPHCSLDPLPKPCLAKHCGWLTRNLLLTLTVLGVILGAVFGGLLRLLPPLDEDLLVLLSFPGDILMRMLKMLILPLVISSLISGLAGLDAKSSGHMGTRAMVYYMSTTVLAAVLGVILVLSIHPGNPKLRTATGAAARSEEVSSLDAFLDLIRNLFPENLVQACFQQVQTVSQKVPVPPQVVRQENVTRLLPGNLSLLNATVTEISLGPSTATHKRLEFKAGMNVLGLIGFFIAFGVAMGQMGEQAKPMADFFNILNEIIMQLVSMIMWYSPFGIASLICGKLAGLQDLALVARQLGMYMVTVALGLLLHGALVLPLIFFGVTRQNPFAFYAGIFQAWLTALGTASSAGTLPVTFRCLEENLGVDRRVTRLVLPIGATINMDGTALYEAVAAIFIAQMNGIALDGGQIATVSMTATLASVGAASIPSAGLVTMLLILTAVGLPTQDISLLIAVDWLLDRLRTSINVVGDSFGAGIVYHLSRAELAAVDARAKGHPPEPPSPKLLPLPNHQGPPEGAGAGYTALPAADSEEEEQAETPSWEPGAEAEGSLGSDQEEKEEEE; encoded by the exons ATGACCCATCAGGTGGAGTTGGCCATGGGGGAAGGGCCCCACTGCAGCCTGGACccgctgcccaagccctgcctggCCAAGCACTGTGGGTGGCTCACCCGCAACCTGCTGCTAACGCTCACCGTGCTGG GGGTGATTTTGGGCGCCGTGTTTGGGGGCCTCCTGCGGCTGCTCCCCCCGTTGGATGAAGACCTGCTGGTCCTTCTCTCCTTCCCGGGAGACATCCTCATGCGGATGCTGAAAATGCTCATCTTGCCCTTGGTCATCTCCAGCCTCATctcag GGCTGGCCGGGCTGGATGCCAAGTCGAGCGGGCACATGGGCACCCGGGCCATGGTGTATTACATGTCCACCACGGTGCTGGCCGCCGTGCTGGGCGTGATCCTGGTGCTGTCCATCCACCCGGGTAACCCCAAGCTGAGGACGGCGACGGGCGCGGCGGCGCGGAGCGAGGAGGTCTCCAGCCTGGACGCCTTCCTGGACTTGATCCGGAACCTCTTCCCCGAGAACCTGGTGCAGGCCTGTTTCCAACAG GTCCAGACGGTCTCCCAGAAGGTCCCGGTCCCGCCCCAGGTGGTGCGGCAGGAGAACGTCACCCGGCTCCTCCCGGGGAACCTGTCCCTGCTCAACGCCACCGTCACGGAGATCAGCCTGGGGCCCAGCACCGCCACCCACAAACGGCTGGAGTTCAAGGCCGGCATGAACGTGCTAG GGCTGATTGGGTTCTTCATCGCCTTCGGGGTGGCCATGGGGCAGATGGGGGAACAGGCCAAGCCCATGGCCGACTTCTTCAACATCCTCAACGAGATCATCATGCAGCTGGTCTCCATGATCATGTG GTACTCGCCCTTCGGCATCGCCTCCCTGATCTGCGGGAAGCTGGCCGGCCTGCAGGACCTGGCGCTGGTGGCCCGGCAGCTGGGCATGTACATGGTGACggtggccctggggctgctgctgcacgGGGCCCTGGTCCTGCCCCTCATCTTCTTCGGGGTCACGCGCCAGAACCCCTTCGCCTTCTACGCCGGCATCTTCCAGGCCTGGCTCACCGCCCTGGGCACCGCCTCCAG TGCAGGGACGCTGCCCGTGACGTTCCGGTGCCTGGAGGAGAACCTGGGGGTCGATCGACGCGTCACCCGCCTGGTGCTGCCCATCGGCGCCACCATCAACATGGACGGGACGGCCCTGTACGAGGCTGTGGCTGCCATCTTCATCGCCCAGATGAACGGCATCGCCCTGGACGGGGGGCAGATCGCCACCGTCAG catgACGGCCACCCTGGCCAGTGTGGGGGCGGCCAGTATCCCCAGCGCCGGCCTGGTCACCATGCTGCTCATCCTGACCGCCgtggggctccccacacaggACATCAGCCTGCTCATCGCTGTGGACTGGCTGCT ggacCGCCTGCGCACCTCCATCAATGTGGTGGGGGACTCGTTTGGGGCGGGGATCGTTTATCACCTGTCGCGGGCCGAGCTAGCCGCCGTCGACGCCCGGGCCAAGGGGCACCCgcctgagccccccagccccaagcTCCTGCCGCTGCCCAACCACCAGGGGCCCCCCGAGGGTGCCGGGGCAGGGTACACAGCCCTGCCCGCCGCCGAcagcgaggaggaggagcag GCGGAGACGCCGTCGTGGGAGCCGGGGGCTGAGGCCGAGGGGTCGCTGGGCAGTgaccaggaggagaaggaagaggaggaataa